A region of Granulibacter bethesdensis DNA encodes the following proteins:
- a CDS encoding ATP-binding protein, which yields MQEETAIRRPLWRAILLPRPFTALKHSIKARLIVLPLVILAAAILFVIGVVLFDSNQRIEQEIQSGTELGDMLIHYALRSLGHSGDQDAEIEHLISDLSNIRHVIFIYVPSGATPPHAAPPLVESGAPAWFAGWFHVPRPVRSFPVQIEGVFRGDIVMVGDPHNEIAEIWEELKFLLELLACVSLMIMAAMFWTARYALKPISTLAEGLQRMRAGQFDTLSPLDVTELKPIGERFNQLAETLRAVRGDNERLLEQMVSLQETERRELARELHDDFGATLFGARAELATLLLEARRQGDAGQLIIERAHAVAKLIDQIQQQNGRILERLRPMALDHMGIADAIRDLMTQWQDRYPEMEWWLSMPRDLRIENDQINLVLYRTVQECLTNAVRHSSADRVNVTLSWHDGASGQGSARRLHLLVTDDGTGLPEHFRMGFGLLGMTERLRQCGGELKVRNNHPQGTVVEAVMPVSAVQKETAE from the coding sequence ATGCAGGAAGAGACAGCAATAAGGCGTCCTCTGTGGCGGGCAATCCTGCTTCCACGGCCCTTTACCGCGCTTAAGCATTCCATCAAGGCCCGTCTGATCGTGCTGCCACTGGTTATTCTGGCGGCAGCGATCCTGTTTGTCATCGGGGTGGTCCTGTTCGATTCCAACCAGCGGATCGAGCAGGAAATTCAGTCCGGCACAGAATTGGGCGACATGCTGATTCATTATGCGTTGCGCAGCCTGGGCCATTCTGGCGATCAGGATGCCGAGATCGAGCATTTGATTTCTGATCTCTCGAACATTCGCCATGTGATTTTTATCTATGTGCCGTCTGGTGCCACGCCGCCGCATGCGGCCCCGCCGCTCGTGGAGAGCGGGGCGCCCGCATGGTTTGCGGGGTGGTTTCATGTTCCGCGTCCCGTTCGTTCCTTCCCGGTGCAGATTGAAGGCGTATTTCGTGGCGATATCGTGATGGTTGGCGATCCTCATAACGAAATTGCTGAAATCTGGGAGGAGCTTAAATTTCTTCTCGAATTGCTGGCCTGTGTATCATTGATGATCATGGCGGCCATGTTCTGGACCGCCCGCTATGCGCTGAAGCCGATCAGCACGCTGGCGGAGGGGTTGCAGCGTATGCGGGCCGGGCAGTTCGACACGCTTTCGCCACTTGATGTAACGGAGCTGAAGCCCATTGGGGAGCGTTTCAATCAGCTTGCCGAAACGCTTCGTGCGGTGCGCGGGGATAATGAGCGTCTGCTGGAACAGATGGTCTCGTTGCAGGAAACGGAGCGTCGTGAACTGGCCCGTGAACTGCACGATGATTTTGGCGCTACTTTGTTCGGCGCCCGCGCAGAGCTGGCTACCTTGTTGCTGGAAGCGCGCAGGCAGGGCGATGCGGGGCAGCTCATTATCGAGCGCGCTCATGCTGTCGCGAAATTGATTGATCAGATTCAACAGCAAAATGGCCGTATTCTGGAACGGCTGCGCCCGATGGCGCTGGATCACATGGGGATTGCCGATGCCATTCGGGATCTGATGACCCAGTGGCAGGATCGCTATCCGGAGATGGAGTGGTGGCTTTCCATGCCACGCGATCTCAGGATAGAAAATGATCAGATCAACCTGGTTCTCTACCGGACTGTGCAGGAATGCCTGACCAATGCGGTGCGACATTCCTCTGCCGATCGGGTGAATGTCACTCTGTCATGGCATGATGGAGCGTCAGGACAGGGTTCAGCGCGGCGCCTTCATCTTCTGGTGACAGATGATGGCACAGGCCTGCCGGAGCATTTCCGGATGGGATTCGGATTGTTGGGAATGACGGAGCGGTTGCGGCAATGCGGGGGCGAGTTGAAAGTGCGGAACAATCATCCCCAAGGCACCGTGGTGGAAGCAGTCATGCCGGTTTCAGCCGTGCAGAAGGAAACAGCGGAATGA
- a CDS encoding response regulator transcription factor, whose protein sequence is MTQPMIKVLVVEDHPLVRAGCHRVLSRRDTLEVLEASSGQDGVAINAAQKPHVIILDINLPDSNGFDLLDDLLRDNPEVRIIVLSMYGDTHFVRRALDRGVKGYVTKNDDPETILLAIDQVMNNGVYLGQVVAQSLALGRLMPDSNVAADLSVKEKRVLELLGDGLSLSEIAYELGVSYKTVANMSGALRTRLKIRTGAALVKFAVEWKARTQP, encoded by the coding sequence ATGACGCAGCCGATGATCAAGGTTCTGGTTGTGGAGGATCATCCGCTGGTGCGTGCCGGATGTCATCGCGTGCTGAGCCGCCGGGACACGCTGGAAGTGCTGGAGGCCAGTTCCGGTCAGGATGGTGTCGCCATCAATGCTGCACAGAAACCGCATGTCATCATCCTCGATATCAATCTGCCGGATAGCAATGGCTTCGATCTGCTTGATGATCTGCTGCGTGATAATCCTGAAGTGCGTATTATCGTTCTCAGCATGTATGGCGATACGCATTTCGTGCGCCGCGCGCTGGATCGGGGCGTCAAGGGATATGTCACCAAGAACGACGATCCGGAGACAATCCTGCTGGCAATTGATCAGGTGATGAATAACGGCGTCTATCTTGGGCAGGTGGTGGCGCAATCTCTGGCTCTGGGAAGGCTGATGCCGGATTCCAATGTGGCAGCTGATCTGTCTGTCAAAGAAAAGCGTGTGCTGGAATTGCTCGGCGATGGGTTGAGTCTGTCGGAAATCGCTTACGAGCTGGGCGTCAGTTACAAGACGGTGGCCAATATGAGCGGTGCGCTGCGCACCCGGCTCAAAATTCGCACCGGGGCCGCGCTGGTCAAGTTCGCAGTGGAATGGAAGGCGCGCACCCAGCCGTAA
- a CDS encoding mannose-1-phosphate guanylyltransferase/mannose-6-phosphate isomerase: protein MVPMDQTESRPDSPKAPFQPLSPQEAIIPVILSGGTGTRLWPVSRESFPKQYWNLTGEHSLIQDTMHRAQGPQFAPPILVCNQDHRFLIAEQARSAGVENVRIVLEPCGRNSAPAILAAALLAAETNPDSILWMLAADHSVTRPDALLEALAKAIMAAKAGYFVTFGMQPTAPETGYGYIEVGDSITDLSGVHRLRRFLEKPDTATAQALVSSGQHLWNSGMFVFTARTLIEEMRQHAPAVLEAVTAAVAGRTQDLDFLRLAPEPFMACPDISLDYAVAEKTSRAAVVPADIGWSDVGSWSALWELGDKDDHGNVVQGDAVLESASDCYVRSDGIVTAVIGLKDVVVVTTKDAVLAMHRDHAQDVKKIVDRLKRSGKPEAASHNRIYRPWGFYESLIQSDRFQVKRIVVSPGHRLSLQKHYHRAEHWVVVAGTAIVTRDEEDILVRENESIYLPLGTVHRLSNPGHIPLALIEVQSGAYLGEDDIVRLEDTYGRQ from the coding sequence ATGGTTCCCATGGATCAGACTGAAAGCCGCCCGGACTCCCCCAAAGCGCCTTTCCAGCCGCTCTCTCCGCAGGAAGCCATTATTCCAGTGATCCTGTCTGGAGGGACGGGCACCCGCCTGTGGCCCGTCTCCCGCGAGTCGTTTCCAAAGCAATACTGGAATCTGACAGGGGAACACTCCCTGATCCAGGACACCATGCACCGGGCGCAAGGACCGCAGTTCGCCCCCCCCATTCTGGTGTGCAATCAGGACCATCGCTTTCTGATCGCCGAGCAGGCACGATCGGCCGGAGTCGAGAACGTACGCATCGTTCTGGAACCATGCGGGCGAAACAGTGCGCCGGCGATTTTAGCGGCTGCCCTGCTTGCCGCTGAAACCAACCCGGATTCGATACTGTGGATGCTTGCAGCGGATCACTCCGTCACCCGGCCGGATGCATTGCTGGAGGCCCTTGCCAAGGCAATCATGGCGGCAAAAGCCGGATATTTCGTCACATTCGGCATGCAGCCCACCGCCCCGGAAACCGGATATGGCTATATTGAGGTTGGCGACTCGATCACTGACCTTTCCGGTGTGCACCGCCTGCGCCGCTTTCTGGAAAAGCCGGATACCGCCACCGCGCAGGCGCTGGTCAGTTCCGGTCAGCATCTGTGGAATTCAGGGATGTTCGTCTTTACGGCCCGTACCCTGATCGAGGAAATGCGCCAGCATGCCCCCGCCGTACTGGAAGCTGTGACCGCTGCCGTGGCCGGGCGTACGCAGGATCTGGATTTCCTGCGGCTGGCCCCGGAACCGTTCATGGCCTGCCCGGATATCAGCCTCGATTATGCCGTCGCAGAGAAAACCAGCCGTGCTGCCGTGGTTCCGGCTGATATCGGCTGGTCCGATGTTGGCAGCTGGAGCGCATTGTGGGAGCTGGGCGATAAGGATGATCACGGCAATGTCGTTCAGGGCGATGCTGTGCTGGAGAGCGCCAGCGACTGTTATGTGCGCTCTGACGGCATTGTCACCGCAGTGATCGGGCTGAAGGATGTTGTGGTTGTCACGACAAAAGATGCCGTGCTGGCCATGCATCGCGATCATGCACAGGATGTGAAAAAGATCGTCGATCGCCTGAAACGCTCAGGCAAACCCGAAGCAGCCAGCCATAACCGTATCTATCGTCCATGGGGCTTTTATGAAAGCCTGATCCAGAGCGACCGTTTCCAGGTGAAGCGTATTGTGGTTTCCCCCGGTCATCGTCTGAGCCTTCAGAAACATTACCATCGGGCCGAACATTGGGTTGTTGTCGCGGGCACAGCCATCGTGACCCGCGATGAGGAAGACATTCTGGTGCGGGAGAACGAAAGCATCTATCTGCCGCTCGGCACTGTGCATCGCCTGTCCAATCCCGGTCATATCCCGCTGGCCCTGATCGAGGTGCAGTCCGGCGCCTATCTGGGTGAAGATGATATCGTCCGGCTGGAAGACACGTACGGGCGGCAATAA
- a CDS encoding DUF1491 family protein — MSEARIKARLWVQAALRQADLTGRPGMVLRHGDDDAGGIAAVLRGRDGFCVLMQTRAPDGSPAWMRAAGGAGSLTQDEVDQYLTRQTSIDSDLWVVEFDSPDLTPPFEAKIL, encoded by the coding sequence ATGAGCGAGGCGAGGATCAAGGCCAGACTTTGGGTGCAGGCTGCGCTTCGTCAGGCTGATCTGACAGGCCGCCCGGGGATGGTTCTGCGTCATGGGGATGATGATGCCGGTGGAATCGCAGCTGTTTTACGGGGGCGGGATGGATTTTGCGTGCTGATGCAGACGCGGGCGCCGGATGGAAGTCCTGCCTGGATGCGTGCGGCAGGGGGAGCAGGTTCCCTCACACAGGATGAAGTTGATCAATATCTGACCCGCCAGACCTCCATAGACTCCGACCTTTGGGTGGTTGAGTTCGATTCTCCCGATCTGACTCCACCATTTGAGGCAAAAATATTGTAG
- a CDS encoding OmpA family protein, with translation MKLRSALLAATVLAAPVAAKAQPVTGLYVSGGVGVNLQQNQTVNAGGIFSGAGFNTRSEPGVTGQASVGYGLGNGLRAELEGFYSWNDLRSIKSSGPTSSSGKNEKAGAFVNLLYDFDLGLPVYPYVGVGAGYVWDHNVVNAVAANGGSALHYDKSTDNFGYQGIAGLSYPLPVPGLSLTAEYRFMGILDPQPAAGGAVYGLTNGAITSQARGNMKFGNDFNHQILIGVRYAFGVTPPPPPPAPIVAPKPTAARTYLVFFDWDRADLTARAREIVAEAARASTQVQATRIEVNGYTDKSGTPQYNQRLSVRRAQSVAAELVKDGVPRNVIFIHGFGETHPLVPTAQGVREPQNRRVEIILH, from the coding sequence ATGAAGCTCCGGAGCGCGCTCCTGGCTGCGACCGTGCTAGCAGCACCTGTCGCCGCGAAGGCTCAGCCGGTCACCGGCCTGTATGTCAGCGGCGGCGTTGGCGTTAATCTTCAGCAGAACCAGACCGTCAATGCCGGTGGCATCTTTTCCGGTGCTGGTTTCAACACCCGTTCTGAACCCGGTGTGACCGGTCAGGCCAGTGTCGGCTACGGCCTCGGCAATGGTCTGCGCGCAGAACTCGAAGGGTTCTACAGCTGGAACGATCTCCGCTCCATCAAGAGCAGCGGCCCGACCAGCAGCAGCGGCAAGAACGAGAAGGCTGGCGCTTTCGTCAACCTGCTCTATGACTTCGACCTGGGTCTGCCGGTCTACCCGTATGTCGGCGTTGGCGCCGGTTACGTGTGGGACCACAACGTTGTGAACGCTGTGGCCGCCAATGGTGGTAGTGCTCTGCACTACGACAAGAGCACCGACAATTTCGGTTACCAGGGTATCGCTGGTCTGTCCTACCCGCTGCCGGTTCCCGGCCTGTCTCTGACGGCTGAATACCGCTTCATGGGCATTCTGGACCCGCAGCCTGCCGCTGGCGGTGCCGTTTACGGCCTGACCAACGGTGCCATCACCAGCCAGGCCCGTGGCAACATGAAGTTCGGCAATGACTTCAACCACCAGATCCTGATCGGCGTTCGTTATGCGTTCGGCGTGACCCCGCCGCCGCCGCCGCCGGCCCCGATCGTGGCGCCGAAGCCGACCGCTGCCCGCACCTACCTGGTGTTCTTCGATTGGGATCGCGCTGATCTGACCGCCCGTGCGCGTGAGATCGTTGCCGAAGCCGCCCGCGCTTCCACGCAGGTTCAGGCCACCCGCATCGAAGTCAACGGCTACACCGACAAGTCGGGCACGCCGCAGTACAACCAGCGTCTGTCCGTCCGTCGCGCCCAGAGCGTTGCGGCCGAGTTGGTCAAGGACGGCGTTCCGCGTAATGTCATCTTCATCCATGGTTTCGGTGAAACCCACCCCCTCGTGCCGACGGCACAGGGTGTGCGTGAGCCGCAGAACCGCCGCGTGGAAATCATCCTCCACTAA
- a CDS encoding OmpA family protein: MKFRSALLAATVIAAPIAAKAQPVTGLYVSGGVGVNLQQNQTVNAGGIFSGAGFNTRSEPGVTGQASVGYGLGNGLRAELEGFYSWNDLRSIKSSGPTSSSGKNEKAGAFVNLLYDFDLGLPVYPYVGVGAGYVWDHNVVNAVAANGGSALHYDKSTDNFGYQGIAGLSYPLPVPGLSLTAEYRFMGILDPQPAAGGAVYGLTNGAITSQARGNMKFGNDFNHQILIGVRYAFGVTPPPPPPAPIVAPKPTAARTYLVFFDWDRADLTARAREIVAEAARASTQVQATRIEVNGYTDKSGTPQYNQRLSVRRAQSVAAELVKDGVPRNVIFIHGFGETHPLVPTAQGVREPQNRRVEIILH, from the coding sequence ATGAAGTTCCGGAGTGCGCTCCTGGCCGCGACAGTCATTGCGGCACCAATCGCCGCGAAGGCACAGCCGGTCACCGGCCTGTATGTCAGCGGCGGCGTTGGCGTTAATCTTCAGCAGAACCAGACCGTCAATGCCGGTGGCATCTTTTCCGGTGCTGGTTTCAACACCCGTTCTGAACCCGGTGTGACCGGTCAGGCCAGTGTCGGCTACGGCCTCGGCAATGGTCTGCGCGCAGAACTCGAAGGGTTCTACAGCTGGAACGATCTCCGCTCCATCAAGAGCAGCGGCCCGACCAGCAGCAGCGGCAAGAACGAGAAGGCTGGCGCTTTCGTCAACCTGCTCTATGACTTCGACCTGGGTCTGCCGGTCTACCCGTATGTCGGCGTTGGCGCCGGTTACGTGTGGGACCACAACGTTGTGAACGCTGTGGCCGCCAATGGTGGTAGTGCTCTGCACTACGACAAGAGCACCGACAATTTCGGTTACCAGGGTATCGCTGGTCTGTCCTACCCGCTGCCGGTTCCCGGCCTGTCTCTGACGGCTGAATACCGCTTCATGGGCATTCTGGACCCGCAGCCTGCCGCTGGCGGTGCCGTTTACGGCCTGACCAACGGTGCCATCACCAGCCAGGCCCGTGGCAACATGAAGTTCGGCAATGACTTCAACCACCAGATCCTGATCGGCGTTCGTTATGCGTTCGGCGTGACCCCGCCGCCGCCGCCGCCGGCCCCGATCGTGGCGCCGAAGCCGACCGCTGCCCGCACCTACCTGGTGTTCTTCGATTGGGATCGCGCTGATCTGACCGCCCGTGCGCGTGAGATCGTTGCCGAAGCCGCCCGCGCTTCCACGCAGGTTCAGGCCACCCGCATCGAAGTCAACGGCTACACCGACAAGTCGGGCACGCCGCAGTACAACCAGCGTCTGTCCGTCCGTCGCGCCCAGAGCGTTGCGGCCGAGTTGGTCAAGGACGGCGTTCCGCGTAATGTCATCTTCATCCATGGTTTCGGTGAAACCCACCCCCTCGTGCCGACGGCACAGGGTGTGCGTGAGCCGCAGAACCGCCGCGTGGAAATCATCCTCCACTAA
- a CDS encoding circularly permuted type 2 ATP-grasp protein, producing MQVPLTVSADSASHPDPFLGYDPGQYFCELTTHREGGGQAGEKVRQRMAKIGLDNLRQRAAAAENDLINLGITFTVYSEATAIDRILPFDCIPRIITSAEWAQLEAGVKQRVTALNAFLHDVYHEQHILNDGTIPRDLVLGNSNYRPEMEHFPIRFGTYAHICGIDIVRDESGAFRVLEDNARTPSGVSYVIENRHLMLRAFPDLMAGMRLRPVDDYGHRLREAMAEIAPEGVDDPQVVLLSPGIYNSAYFEHVFLAREMGVPLVEGADLTVENDRVYMRTTAGLKMVHTIYRRIGDDFLDPTVFRPESLLGVAGLIGAWRKGNVTLANAVGTGVADDKAIYAYMPRIIRYYLNEDPILSNVDTHICREKDGLAYTLDNLDRLVVKPVGESGGYGITIGPRATREELDHARAALLADPANWISQPVVNLSVAPTLTPAGIQPRHLDLRPFAVTGRDTWVLPGGLSRVAMKAGSLVVNSSQGGGSKDTWVLEDPVTAPPSSVGLVEPGAIGSDAQPMGETKPVTLI from the coding sequence ATGCAGGTTCCTCTCACTGTTTCAGCCGACTCCGCATCCCATCCGGACCCGTTCCTTGGATACGATCCCGGACAGTATTTCTGCGAACTGACCACTCACAGGGAAGGCGGTGGTCAGGCCGGTGAGAAAGTGCGTCAGCGCATGGCGAAGATTGGTCTGGATAATCTTCGCCAAAGGGCTGCAGCGGCGGAGAATGATCTTATCAATCTGGGGATCACCTTTACGGTCTATTCAGAGGCGACGGCGATAGACCGGATCCTGCCGTTCGACTGTATTCCCCGTATTATCACCAGTGCGGAATGGGCCCAGCTTGAGGCAGGCGTTAAGCAGCGTGTCACAGCGTTGAATGCCTTTCTGCATGATGTTTATCATGAGCAGCACATTCTGAATGACGGTACCATTCCGCGCGATCTGGTATTGGGCAACAGTAATTACCGTCCCGAAATGGAGCATTTCCCGATCCGTTTTGGCACCTATGCCCATATCTGCGGAATCGACATTGTTCGTGATGAAAGCGGTGCGTTTCGCGTTCTGGAGGACAATGCCCGCACTCCGTCGGGTGTGTCCTATGTGATTGAAAACCGTCATCTGATGCTGCGCGCCTTTCCTGATCTGATGGCGGGCATGCGCTTGCGTCCGGTGGATGATTATGGGCACCGGCTGAGGGAGGCGATGGCGGAAATCGCGCCGGAGGGTGTGGATGATCCGCAGGTCGTGCTGCTGTCACCCGGAATTTATAATTCAGCCTATTTCGAGCATGTGTTTCTGGCCCGTGAGATGGGCGTGCCGCTGGTCGAGGGGGCTGATTTGACGGTCGAGAATGACCGCGTTTACATGCGTACGACTGCCGGGTTGAAGATGGTGCATACGATCTATCGCCGCATCGGTGATGATTTTCTGGACCCGACCGTGTTCCGTCCAGAAAGTCTGCTGGGTGTTGCTGGTCTGATCGGCGCATGGCGGAAGGGCAACGTCACTCTGGCCAATGCCGTCGGTACCGGCGTGGCCGATGACAAGGCGATCTATGCCTACATGCCCCGGATCATCCGTTATTATCTGAATGAGGATCCGATCCTGTCGAATGTGGATACCCATATCTGTCGGGAGAAAGACGGGCTGGCCTACACGCTGGATAATCTGGACAGGCTGGTCGTCAAACCGGTTGGTGAATCAGGTGGCTATGGCATCACCATCGGCCCGCGCGCAACGCGGGAGGAACTGGATCATGCGCGTGCCGCGTTGCTTGCCGATCCTGCCAACTGGATCAGTCAGCCAGTGGTCAATCTCTCTGTTGCGCCGACCCTGACACCGGCGGGTATTCAGCCCCGCCACCTTGATCTGCGACCCTTTGCAGTGACTGGCAGGGATACCTGGGTTCTGCCGGGTGGTTTGTCCCGTGTGGCGATGAAGGCCGGCAGTCTGGTGGTGAATTCTTCTCAGGGTGGCGGTTCGAAGGATACGTGGGTGTTGGAGGATCCGGTGACGGCTCCTCCATCCTCTGTTGGTCTCGTCGAGCCGGGGGCCATTGGTAGCGATGCCCAGCCAATGGGCGAAACCAAACCTGTTACACTGATCTGA
- a CDS encoding alpha-E domain-containing protein translates to MPSRHVPLLARYAESLFWMARYLERVENLARLIDVIQNFESPGRETESWYSLICINGDEANFLESGLQSDADGIKRFYLLSPDNPTSMQASIEAARTNARALRPLISTEMWLQLNIFHRDVMAIRDSDLEGDHLSRLCTRLKEGVQAHTGITEGTFFRDEGWHFYQLGRQIERADQSTRLLDIKYNLLMPKNVEERRVKELTQWMAILRAAAGYHAFRRISPPSFLPGDIVAFLLNDTSFPRSVAVCVLQIEWHVTQLRRQYGLRGTAPALEQVETLRDCVMVPSIADILAGGLHDFLDGLQNGLSNLSFEIGQAFFRDWPPRLTEQPDLPAFQSQTQTQNSP, encoded by the coding sequence ATGCCCTCCCGTCACGTGCCGCTGCTTGCCCGTTATGCCGAATCCCTGTTCTGGATGGCCCGCTATCTGGAACGCGTGGAAAATCTGGCCCGTCTGATTGATGTTATTCAGAATTTCGAAAGTCCGGGGCGGGAAACGGAATCCTGGTACAGCCTGATCTGCATCAATGGGGACGAGGCCAATTTCCTGGAGAGTGGTCTGCAATCCGATGCTGATGGCATCAAGCGTTTCTACCTTTTATCGCCTGACAATCCGACCAGCATGCAGGCCAGCATCGAAGCCGCCCGGACCAACGCGCGGGCCTTGAGGCCGTTAATCAGCACGGAAATGTGGCTTCAGCTCAATATTTTCCATCGTGACGTCATGGCGATCCGTGACAGTGACCTGGAGGGGGATCATCTCTCACGCCTTTGTACCCGTCTGAAGGAAGGAGTGCAGGCGCATACAGGGATTACCGAAGGCACGTTCTTTCGGGATGAAGGATGGCATTTCTACCAGTTGGGACGGCAGATTGAACGGGCTGACCAGTCTACTCGCCTGCTCGACATCAAATATAATCTGTTGATGCCAAAAAACGTCGAGGAGCGGCGGGTTAAGGAACTGACGCAGTGGATGGCCATATTGCGTGCTGCGGCCGGGTATCATGCATTCCGGCGCATTTCGCCGCCTTCATTTCTGCCGGGTGATATTGTCGCCTTTCTGCTGAACGACACGTCTTTTCCACGTAGCGTTGCGGTCTGTGTTTTGCAGATCGAATGGCATGTGACGCAACTTCGTCGCCAATATGGGCTGAGGGGTACGGCGCCTGCGCTGGAACAGGTCGAAACGCTGCGTGATTGTGTGATGGTGCCATCCATCGCTGATATTCTGGCCGGTGGGCTGCATGATTTTCTGGATGGGTTGCAGAATGGGCTGAGCAACCTCTCCTTCGAGATCGGGCAGGCATTTTTCCGTGACTGGCCGCCCCGTTTAACCGAGCAGCCGGACCTCCCTGCTTTCCAGAGCCAGACGCAGACTCAAAATAGTCCCTGA
- the pyk gene encoding pyruvate kinase, with protein sequence MAIRSRLRRQRRTKIVATIGPASSSPEMLARLFQAGADVFRINFSHGSHSDHAERIHAIRELEAEMRRPIGILADVQGPKLRVGTFGGGRAHLQTGQKFRLDLSPIPGDRERVQLPHKEIIEAATYGTTLLLDDGKLRLHVDRNRGDHLECTVLVGGPLSDRKGVNVPDVVLPIPALTEKDRADLAFALDHGVDYIGLSFVQRVEDVLEARALIGDRAWIMTKMEKPQALENLEGILEASDAVMVARGDLGVELPPEEVPLAQKNIIRAARKLGLPVVVATQMLESMINAPAPTRAEASDVATAVFDGADAVMLSAETAAGQFPYEAVNIMDRIVARVERDAGWRAITDSNRPAPEPKTADAIATAARQIAQTIQARAIAAYTASGRTALRVARERPECPVIGLTTEENTARRLAVAWGVHAVVTPPTQSMTDTVSRAIRHAQSEGFASVGEEIVVTAGIPLGLKGGTNAIRVASVI encoded by the coding sequence ATGGCCATTCGTTCCCGTCTCCGCCGCCAGCGGCGTACCAAGATCGTCGCGACCATTGGACCGGCCAGCTCCTCGCCCGAGATGCTGGCCCGCCTGTTTCAGGCCGGGGCCGATGTGTTCCGCATCAATTTCAGCCACGGCTCCCATAGCGATCACGCCGAGCGCATCCATGCAATTCGGGAACTGGAAGCCGAAATGCGCCGTCCCATCGGCATTCTGGCAGACGTGCAGGGACCGAAGCTGCGTGTCGGCACATTCGGCGGTGGCCGGGCGCATCTTCAGACAGGACAGAAATTCCGGCTCGATCTCAGCCCAATTCCCGGTGACCGTGAACGGGTGCAGCTCCCCCACAAAGAAATTATCGAAGCAGCCACCTACGGCACCACCCTGCTGCTGGACGATGGCAAGCTGCGTCTGCATGTAGACCGTAACCGGGGCGATCATCTGGAATGCACCGTGCTGGTCGGCGGCCCACTGTCCGACCGCAAGGGCGTGAATGTGCCGGATGTGGTGTTGCCGATTCCCGCCCTGACCGAGAAAGACCGCGCCGATCTTGCTTTCGCGCTGGACCATGGGGTGGACTATATCGGCCTCTCCTTCGTGCAGCGGGTCGAGGATGTGCTGGAAGCACGTGCTCTGATTGGTGACCGCGCCTGGATCATGACGAAAATGGAAAAGCCGCAGGCGCTGGAAAATCTCGAAGGTATTCTGGAAGCTTCCGACGCCGTGATGGTGGCGCGTGGCGATCTGGGCGTTGAACTCCCCCCGGAAGAAGTGCCTCTGGCGCAGAAAAACATCATCCGCGCCGCCCGGAAACTGGGTCTGCCTGTGGTGGTGGCGACACAGATGCTGGAAAGCATGATCAATGCGCCAGCCCCGACCCGCGCCGAAGCCTCCGACGTCGCCACCGCGGTGTTTGATGGGGCTGATGCGGTGATGCTCTCGGCGGAGACCGCTGCCGGGCAATTCCCGTATGAAGCCGTCAACATCATGGACCGTATTGTTGCCCGCGTGGAGCGCGATGCTGGCTGGCGCGCCATTACGGACTCCAACCGCCCCGCGCCGGAGCCAAAAACCGCCGATGCCATCGCCACCGCGGCCCGGCAGATCGCACAGACCATTCAGGCACGCGCCATCGCCGCCTACACTGCCAGTGGACGCACCGCCCTGCGGGTAGCCCGGGAACGCCCGGAATGCCCGGTGATCGGCCTGACCACCGAGGAAAACACAGCCCGTCGTCTGGCCGTGGCCTGGGGGGTACATGCGGTGGTGACACCGCCCACCCAATCCATGACCGATACGGTCAGCCGCGCCATACGGCATGCGCAGTCGGAAGGATTTGCCTCCGTTGGCGAGGAAATCGTGGTGACCGCCGGTATTCCGCTGGGTCTGAAGGGCGGCACCAACGCAATCCGGGTTGCCTCCGTTATTTGA